In Solanum lycopersicum chromosome 5, SLM_r2.1, the following are encoded in one genomic region:
- the LOC101256284 gene encoding uncharacterized protein isoform X1: MPPSPAMRCSPGRELRAENHKRGRSLESGIQLRDKDDDLALFNEVQTRERDNFLLQSNDEIEDLFSTKLRYFSDYKLGISIPARGESSDLLNAEGDKNDYDWLLTPPDTPLFPSLDDEIHERRPTNHEQRGRPRSQPISISRSSTMDKSHRSSRGSASPNRLSPSPRSSYTADRSRGRPSSAPHSSPPPNLRHSTPTRKPSPSPKKFSTPPPRSSTPTPRRLSTGSSGTAAPSQVRGSSPVKTSRGNSASPKIRAWQSNIPGFSLEAPPNLRTSLGDRPASYVRGSSPASRSGSRSGRQSMSPTASRSVSSSHSHDRDPFSSHSKGSVASSGDDDLDSLQSIPVSRSDRSGPRSISGFQNKKALGHSKKPTRVVSSSSAPKRSFDMAIRQMDHRKSPQNMFRPLLSSVPSSTFYAGKTSTTHHSIISRNSSITSSSNASSDQATTGLHDNEGIEQNQEDIGNDQVKTTYADLQDEVFVLDKADSTSEDLGKQIYNRGSCSSLGDPDGDPRVDSLLVGSKICSPHDKALEMVVDVEVLNSNASVTRVNALEDAVLCSRCGQWYYYTGSPDGDLKLCPDCVHSEVQLRATPPLSLVVGENSPETLTAILDRSVDGFESAGNSHDSSEATGNNKLGDYHHRLSPDEGEKAYMKSNVNEGVQSHQPMAQSPNADISSKLVQNAEKREGAGISVLLNRSSSGKGNIVQNRTLSATNINYDDLSYVRDAVNNSLRSSTGYGSASASSSIDLGSAGHTETRFQRQLSGRKLDLENYRNQNDRKLQSSNSSLSGISSHAVQTLSIVTSSLEESFETSASADLQKNIEIAYVDREKEPLHGENTKVDNLCVEVESDDNCRIASKSVDHSGTVPSVANFEESSSYMNCDNLANSDNSVNMDPCDLISETHPIEEDVSNSSVDKVEIVASLNQSSLHAISELEIENGHVGSLDLQSDVCSLHSESSIDELNEQSLHAASGDGNEILASADSMDHKDIVREESTVTLEGQGGNKPRSLTLEEATDTILFCSSIVHDLAYRAANIAIEKEDSVLLKDSRPTVTIVGKANSDRRDPRGRISGRRNSKSSQKARQKMEVDTKSPQSKANTESDEKMDKSTTRIVGAPIKGDSLNPPKLESKCNCTIM; encoded by the exons ATGCCTCCTTCACCGGCTATGAGATGCTCTCCTGGAAGGGAGCTCAGGGCAGAAAATCACAAGAGAGGGCGCAGTCTTGAAAGTGGGATTCAATTGAGGGACAAGGATGATGATCTTGCCCTGTTTAATGAGGTGCAAACCAGGGAAAGAGATAATTTCTTGCTTCAATCAAATGATGAAATCGAAGACTTATTTT CTACTAAATTGAGGTATTTTTCGGATTATAAGCTGGGAATATCAATTCCAGCTCGAGGAGAGAGTAGTGACCTTCTTAATGCGGAAGGCGATAAGAATGACTATGACTG GTTATTGACCCCTCCGGACACtcctctttttccttctttggaTGACGAGATTCATGAGAGACGCCCGACAAATCATGAGCAGAGGGGACGGCCTAGAAGCCAACCCATTTCAATCTCTAGATCATCAACG ATGGACAAGAGTCACAGAAGTAGTAGAGGTAGTGCCAGTCCGAATCGCCTTAGCCCGTCTCCTAGGTCTAGCTATACTGCCGATCGATCAAGAGGAAGACCATCTTCAGCACCTCATTCAAGTCCACCGCCTAACTTGCGGCATTCTACTCCGACAAGGAAACCGTCTCCCTCACCTAAGAAATTCTCAACACCTCCTCCAAGGTCCTCTACACCAACTCCTCGGAGGTTGAGCACAGGCTCCAGTGGTACTGCTGCTCCATCGCAAGTGAGGGGCTCCTCTCCTGTCAAGACTAGTAGAGGAAACTCTGCATCACCGAAGATAAGGGCGTGGCAGTCAAATATTCCAGGATTTTCCTTGGAGGCACCTCCCAATCTTCGTACTTCACTGGGTGATCGCCCTGCTTCCTATGTGAGAGGGTCTTCTCCTGCATCCAGAAGTGGATCAAGGTCTGGAAGACAATCAATGTCCCCGACTGCTTCTCGAAGTGTCAGCTCATCACATAGTCATGATCGTGACCCTTTTAGCTCTCACAGTAAAGGGTCAGTTGCATCGTCTGGTGATGATGACTTAGATTCTCTACAATCCATTCCTGTGAGCCGTTCAGATCGTTCAGGTCCAAGAAGTATCAGTGGATTCCAAAATAAGAAAGCTCTTGGTCATTCAAAGAAGCCCACAAGAGTAGTGTCCTCTAGTTCTGCTCCAAAGAGATCCTTCGACATGGCAATCCGGCAAATG GATCACAGGAAATCTCCCCAGAATATGTTCAGGCCTCTCTTATCAAGTGTCCCCAGTTCAACCTTCTACGCTGGAAAAACAAGCACCACACATCATTCTATAATCTCCAGAAACTCCTCCATCACAAGTAGCAGTAATGCTAGCTCTGATCAAGCTACAACTGGACTACATGACAATGAAGGAATTGAACAAAACCAGGAGGATATAGGTAATGATCAAGTAAAGACAACATATGCTGATTTGCAGGATGAAGTTTTTGTCCTTGACAAGGCTGATTCTACAAGTGAAGATCTCGGGAAACAAATCTATAATAGGGGCTCTTGCAGTTCACTTGGTGATCCTGATGGTGACCCGAGGGTTGATTCTCTACTTGTTGGCTCTAAAATTTGCAGTCCACATGATAAAGCTTTGGAAATGGTAGTAGATGTGGAAGTTTTGAACTCGAATGCAAGTGTGACCCGCGTGAATGCTCTAGAAGATGCTGTACTGTGTTCTAGATGTGGTCAATGGTACTATTACACTGGATCACCTGATGGAGATTTGAAGCTTTGTCCAGACTGTGTTCATTCAGAAGTACAATTGCGTGCTACTCCCCCATTAAGTCTGGTAGTTGGTGAGAATTCTCCTGAAACTTTGACAGCAATCCTAGACAGATCAGTTGACGGTTTTGAATCAGCTGGGAATTCACATGATTCCTCAGAAGCAACTGGCAATAATAAATTGGGGGATTATCATCATAGATTGAGTCCAGATGAGGGTGAGAAAGCTTATATGAAGTCGAATGTAAATGAAGGTGTGCAAAGCCACCAACCAATGGCTCAATCACCCAATGCTGATATCAGCTCCAAGCTTGTTCAGAATGCTGAAAAAAGAGAAGGTGCAGGTATTTCAGTGCTGCTGAATAGATCAAGTAGTGGGAAGGGGAACATTGTTCAGAACAGGACACTTTCTGCCACtaatataaattatgatgatttatcATATGTACGAGATGCAGTGAACAACAGCTTGAGAAGCTCCACTGGATATGGTAGTGCTTCTGCTTCATCATCCATTGATTTGGGCTCCGCTGGTCATACAGAAACTCGCTTCCAGCGGCAATTAAGTGGAAGGAAACTTGACTTGGAAAATTATCGGAATCAGAATGATAGAAAGCTCCAAAGCTCCAACTCATCCTTGTCTGGAATTTCAAGTCATGCAGTACAAACTTTAAGCATTGTGACAAGTTCCCTTGAAGAGTCCTTCGAAACGTCTGCTTCTGCCGACTTACAAAAGAATATTGAGATAGCATATGTTGATCGAGAAAAAGAACCACTGCATGGAGAAAATACAAAAGTGGACAACTTATGCGTTGAGGTTGAGAGTGATGATAATTGTAGAATTGCCTCCAAGTCAGTGGATCACTCAGGAACTGTGCCATCAGTTGCAAATTTTGAGGAGTCCAGTtcatatatgaattgtgataacTTGGCAAACTCGGACAATTCTGTGAATATGGATCCTTGTGATTTGATTTCTGAAACTCATCCTATTGAGGAAGACGTGTCAAATTCTTCGGTTGATAAAGTAGAGATTGTGGCTTCTTTGAATCAGAGCTCACTACATGCAATATCTGAGCTGGAAATTGAGAATGGACATGTGGGTTCTCTTGATTTACAATCTGATGTTTGCTCCTTGCATTCAGAGAGCAGCATCGATGAATTAAATGAGCAGTCCTTGCATGCAGCGTCTGGTGATGGCAATGAAATATTAGCATCTGCTGATTCCATGGATCACAAGGACATCGTTCGTG AAGAATCAACTGTTACACTGGAGGGGCAAGGAGGTAACAAGCCAAGAAGCTTGACACTAGAAGAAGCTACTGATACAATACTGTTTTGTAGCTCCATTGTACATGACCTTGCATATCGAGCTGCTAACATAGCTATTGAAAAAGAGGATTCAGTTCTGTTGAAAGATTCCCGGCCCACGGTGACTATAGTGGGCAAAGCGAATTCTGACAGAAGGGATCCGCGTGGTAGAATCTCAGGTAGACGTAATTCTAAGTCATCTCAAAAGGCTAGACAGAAGATGGAGGTGGACACGAAATCTCCTCAAAGCAAAGCCAATACGGAAAGTGATGAGAAAATGGACAAATCCACGACTCGCATTGTTGGTGCTCCTATTAAAGGTGACAGCTTGAATCCTCCAAAGCTGGAATCCAAATGCAACTGCACCATAATGTGA
- the LOC101261517 gene encoding protein Iojap-related, mitochondrial, whose amino-acid sequence MWSVLKSRSFASSPATQQWKLGLSILNRSLSVSSSATNDGADDGIRSGELLKLEEVEAILRDVKADNVKVFPIPKHCDFADFMVVATGRSAWHVRNISQAIIYKVKQKQKGSKRMLLPSVEGQEAGNWIVIDSGKVVIHALDEKVRAYYNLEKLWSTYASNQDHGVGQGQDLDKAFVKVRPKNNSKKRPLQLPDV is encoded by the exons ATGTGGTCGGTTCTAAAATCTCGAAGCTTCGCTTCTTCCCCTGCAACTCAACAATGGAAGCTAGGGTTATCAATTCTCAATCGCTCTCTATCTGTTTCTTCCTCCGCCACCAACGACGGTGCCGATGATGGAATACGCAGCGGAGAGTTACTGAAACTGGAGGAAGTGGAGGCAATCCTCAGAGATGTCAAAGCTGATAATGTCAAAGTTTTTCCCATTCCTAAGCACTGTGATTTTGCAGATTTCATGGTCGTTGCTACTGGTCGATCCGCTTGGCACGTCCGTAATATTTCTCAAGCCATAATTTACAAG GTTAAGCAGAAGCAAAAAGGATCAAAGAGAATGTTGTTACCTAGCGTGGAAGGGCAAGAAGCGGGCAACTGGATTGTAATAGACTCTG GCAAAGTAGTAATTCATGCCCTTGATGAGAAAGTGAGAGCGTACTACAACTTAGAGAAGCTTTGGAGCACATATGCATCGAACCAGGACCATGGTGTTGGTCAGGGTCAG GATTTGGACAAGGCCTTTGTGAAGGTTCGCCCTAAGAATAACTCTAAAAAGCGCCCTCTACAACTGCCTGACGTATGA
- the LOC101256284 gene encoding uncharacterized protein isoform X2, translating to MPPSPAMRCSPGRELRAENHKRGRSLESGIQLRDKDDDLALFNEVQTRERDNFLLQSNDEIEDLFSTKLRYFSDYKLGISIPARGESSDLLNAEGDKNDYDWLLTPPDTPLFPSLDDEIHERRPTNHEQRGRPRSQPISISRSSTMDKSHRSSRGSASPNRLSPSPRSSYTADRSRGRPSSAPHSSPPPNLRHSTPTRKPSPSPKKFSTPPPRSSTPTPRRLSTGSSGTAAPSQVRGSSPVKTSRGNSASPKIRAWQSNIPGFSLEAPPNLRTSLGDRPASYVRGSSPASRSGSRSGRQSMSPTASRSVSSSHSHDRDPFSSHSKGSVASSGDDDLDSLQSIPVSRSDRSGPRSISGFQNKKALGHSKKPTRVVSSSSAPKRSFDMAIRQMDHRKSPQNMFRPLLSSVPSSTFYAGKTSTTHHSIISRNSSITSSSNASSDQATTGLHDNEGIEQNQEDIGNDQVKTTYADLQDEVFVLDKADSTSEDLGKQIYNRGSCSSLGDPDGDPRVDSLLVGSKICSPHDKALEMVVDVEVLNSNASVTRVNALEDAVLCSRCGQWYYYTGSPDGDLKLCPDCVHSEVQLRATPPLSLVVGENSPETLTAILDRSVDGFESAGNSHDSSEATGNNKLGDYHHRLSPDEGEKAYMKSNVNEGVQSHQPMAQSPNADISSKLVQNAEKREGAGISVLLNRSSSGKGNIVQNRTLSATNINYDDLSYVRDAVNNSLRSSTGYGSASASSSIDLGSAGHTETRFQRQLSGRKLDLENYRNQNDRKLQSSNSSLSGISSHAVQTLSIVTSSLEESFETSASADLQKNIEIAYVDREKEPLHGENTKVDNLCVEVESDDNCRIASKSVDHSGTVPSVANFEESSSYMNCDNLANSDNSVNMDPCDLISETHPIEEDVSNSSVDKVEIVASLNQSSLHAISELEIENGHVGSLDLQSDVCSLHSESSIDELNEQSLHAASGDGNEILASADSMDHKDIVRESTVTLEGQGGNKPRSLTLEEATDTILFCSSIVHDLAYRAANIAIEKEDSVLLKDSRPTVTIVGKANSDRRDPRGRISGRRNSKSSQKARQKMEVDTKSPQSKANTESDEKMDKSTTRIVGAPIKGDSLNPPKLESKCNCTIM from the exons ATGCCTCCTTCACCGGCTATGAGATGCTCTCCTGGAAGGGAGCTCAGGGCAGAAAATCACAAGAGAGGGCGCAGTCTTGAAAGTGGGATTCAATTGAGGGACAAGGATGATGATCTTGCCCTGTTTAATGAGGTGCAAACCAGGGAAAGAGATAATTTCTTGCTTCAATCAAATGATGAAATCGAAGACTTATTTT CTACTAAATTGAGGTATTTTTCGGATTATAAGCTGGGAATATCAATTCCAGCTCGAGGAGAGAGTAGTGACCTTCTTAATGCGGAAGGCGATAAGAATGACTATGACTG GTTATTGACCCCTCCGGACACtcctctttttccttctttggaTGACGAGATTCATGAGAGACGCCCGACAAATCATGAGCAGAGGGGACGGCCTAGAAGCCAACCCATTTCAATCTCTAGATCATCAACG ATGGACAAGAGTCACAGAAGTAGTAGAGGTAGTGCCAGTCCGAATCGCCTTAGCCCGTCTCCTAGGTCTAGCTATACTGCCGATCGATCAAGAGGAAGACCATCTTCAGCACCTCATTCAAGTCCACCGCCTAACTTGCGGCATTCTACTCCGACAAGGAAACCGTCTCCCTCACCTAAGAAATTCTCAACACCTCCTCCAAGGTCCTCTACACCAACTCCTCGGAGGTTGAGCACAGGCTCCAGTGGTACTGCTGCTCCATCGCAAGTGAGGGGCTCCTCTCCTGTCAAGACTAGTAGAGGAAACTCTGCATCACCGAAGATAAGGGCGTGGCAGTCAAATATTCCAGGATTTTCCTTGGAGGCACCTCCCAATCTTCGTACTTCACTGGGTGATCGCCCTGCTTCCTATGTGAGAGGGTCTTCTCCTGCATCCAGAAGTGGATCAAGGTCTGGAAGACAATCAATGTCCCCGACTGCTTCTCGAAGTGTCAGCTCATCACATAGTCATGATCGTGACCCTTTTAGCTCTCACAGTAAAGGGTCAGTTGCATCGTCTGGTGATGATGACTTAGATTCTCTACAATCCATTCCTGTGAGCCGTTCAGATCGTTCAGGTCCAAGAAGTATCAGTGGATTCCAAAATAAGAAAGCTCTTGGTCATTCAAAGAAGCCCACAAGAGTAGTGTCCTCTAGTTCTGCTCCAAAGAGATCCTTCGACATGGCAATCCGGCAAATG GATCACAGGAAATCTCCCCAGAATATGTTCAGGCCTCTCTTATCAAGTGTCCCCAGTTCAACCTTCTACGCTGGAAAAACAAGCACCACACATCATTCTATAATCTCCAGAAACTCCTCCATCACAAGTAGCAGTAATGCTAGCTCTGATCAAGCTACAACTGGACTACATGACAATGAAGGAATTGAACAAAACCAGGAGGATATAGGTAATGATCAAGTAAAGACAACATATGCTGATTTGCAGGATGAAGTTTTTGTCCTTGACAAGGCTGATTCTACAAGTGAAGATCTCGGGAAACAAATCTATAATAGGGGCTCTTGCAGTTCACTTGGTGATCCTGATGGTGACCCGAGGGTTGATTCTCTACTTGTTGGCTCTAAAATTTGCAGTCCACATGATAAAGCTTTGGAAATGGTAGTAGATGTGGAAGTTTTGAACTCGAATGCAAGTGTGACCCGCGTGAATGCTCTAGAAGATGCTGTACTGTGTTCTAGATGTGGTCAATGGTACTATTACACTGGATCACCTGATGGAGATTTGAAGCTTTGTCCAGACTGTGTTCATTCAGAAGTACAATTGCGTGCTACTCCCCCATTAAGTCTGGTAGTTGGTGAGAATTCTCCTGAAACTTTGACAGCAATCCTAGACAGATCAGTTGACGGTTTTGAATCAGCTGGGAATTCACATGATTCCTCAGAAGCAACTGGCAATAATAAATTGGGGGATTATCATCATAGATTGAGTCCAGATGAGGGTGAGAAAGCTTATATGAAGTCGAATGTAAATGAAGGTGTGCAAAGCCACCAACCAATGGCTCAATCACCCAATGCTGATATCAGCTCCAAGCTTGTTCAGAATGCTGAAAAAAGAGAAGGTGCAGGTATTTCAGTGCTGCTGAATAGATCAAGTAGTGGGAAGGGGAACATTGTTCAGAACAGGACACTTTCTGCCACtaatataaattatgatgatttatcATATGTACGAGATGCAGTGAACAACAGCTTGAGAAGCTCCACTGGATATGGTAGTGCTTCTGCTTCATCATCCATTGATTTGGGCTCCGCTGGTCATACAGAAACTCGCTTCCAGCGGCAATTAAGTGGAAGGAAACTTGACTTGGAAAATTATCGGAATCAGAATGATAGAAAGCTCCAAAGCTCCAACTCATCCTTGTCTGGAATTTCAAGTCATGCAGTACAAACTTTAAGCATTGTGACAAGTTCCCTTGAAGAGTCCTTCGAAACGTCTGCTTCTGCCGACTTACAAAAGAATATTGAGATAGCATATGTTGATCGAGAAAAAGAACCACTGCATGGAGAAAATACAAAAGTGGACAACTTATGCGTTGAGGTTGAGAGTGATGATAATTGTAGAATTGCCTCCAAGTCAGTGGATCACTCAGGAACTGTGCCATCAGTTGCAAATTTTGAGGAGTCCAGTtcatatatgaattgtgataacTTGGCAAACTCGGACAATTCTGTGAATATGGATCCTTGTGATTTGATTTCTGAAACTCATCCTATTGAGGAAGACGTGTCAAATTCTTCGGTTGATAAAGTAGAGATTGTGGCTTCTTTGAATCAGAGCTCACTACATGCAATATCTGAGCTGGAAATTGAGAATGGACATGTGGGTTCTCTTGATTTACAATCTGATGTTTGCTCCTTGCATTCAGAGAGCAGCATCGATGAATTAAATGAGCAGTCCTTGCATGCAGCGTCTGGTGATGGCAATGAAATATTAGCATCTGCTGATTCCATGGATCACAAGGACATCGTTCGTG AATCAACTGTTACACTGGAGGGGCAAGGAGGTAACAAGCCAAGAAGCTTGACACTAGAAGAAGCTACTGATACAATACTGTTTTGTAGCTCCATTGTACATGACCTTGCATATCGAGCTGCTAACATAGCTATTGAAAAAGAGGATTCAGTTCTGTTGAAAGATTCCCGGCCCACGGTGACTATAGTGGGCAAAGCGAATTCTGACAGAAGGGATCCGCGTGGTAGAATCTCAGGTAGACGTAATTCTAAGTCATCTCAAAAGGCTAGACAGAAGATGGAGGTGGACACGAAATCTCCTCAAAGCAAAGCCAATACGGAAAGTGATGAGAAAATGGACAAATCCACGACTCGCATTGTTGGTGCTCCTATTAAAGGTGACAGCTTGAATCCTCCAAAGCTGGAATCCAAATGCAACTGCACCATAATGTGA